AAATCATTCTCTATTTTCCACAGCTCAGAGGGAGAGATCCGGCGAGCCGAGGGGACCGGTACATGCTGGTAAATTTTGAAGATGCTCCGTTCGGGATCAAGGTAGAATCTGCTTTCGGGTCATGTCCAGCTTTACATTGCGCAGATTGACTGTCCTCCATCTCCCCGCCGCCTTGTGATCAATTGTTGTAGAGAAAATCTCCAGGAGGAGCTTTCATACCCCTTTTAAAACATGGCCGACATTTTATTTCAGTGCGAGCAGCAAGGAACTCTGGGTGTTATTTATACAGAGAGGTGAtatgagagagggagggaggtggaggaggaggggtgACGGACAACTAGACTACTTTAGCAGAGAGAAAATTGCCGCTTTTGTCCCGAACACGCTGCGACCGTGCCACATCGTCATGTGTGATCCGAGCTGGTGTCACACCAGCAGCAGAGAGGATCCAGGCTGCGGCGCTGATCTTCATCCCAGCTAAATATCATCATACTTCCACATTAAAGCTGGAAATAAGTTATTTAAAGTAGTTTAGTGACCAGAACAGTAGCTTTTATGAATCACGTGCTTTGTTTTGTCCATAAAGGCTGGGTGGAAGGAGAGCCACGCCACATTCATGACAGAGCTGAGGAACCTCCAAGCTACTGGACTCACCACTGTTGGACAGTCCCTGAGGACATCTTTTGATTTACTCAATCTCAATAGATTAGTGACTGGCATAGACAACTATGGACAGGTATGTAGTCCCCTGGAAATGTACTAAACGCACCCACAACAACCCCACTCCCCTGCCCCAGTCCTACAAGCATCTACTACCCAAACACACCCCTGCAGTCACACACAAACATAACTACCAAAGAAGCAGGGACCGATTATAAGTCCAGTGTTTCATGCTataattttaaaatgtctttttagTCATAAAACTTAGATGCAGGTTGCAAAGAGGCTAATCTCATATGCACCAGATTATATTTCTGAAACAAAATCTAGCATAAGCCCATCTACTTCAGGACCACGGGGCCCCGGAAGAACGAGAAAATGAGtacaagtcaatgaggctaaaaatgctattttctgatCCCGTATGGTTTTCACAAGACATCCGTGAAATttaacattttgatgccaagaaagctctTATTTTCAAACGAGGGCGAAAGTTATTTTAGGTCTTGTGTGAAACGTTCAGGACTACAAGTACGCATTACGAATtgacatcgaaccagacatgaacAGAAAAAATGGCTGTACGTTCTGCGAATgtcaaatccttctttcaggaggaaagaactactataaatctggccatgtgagaagtagcagctacgctaggggagaggatatTCTGTGATGACATCATATACGATATGCGGTGTACTGACGTCTGATCTGTAGTCCTAGTATTTACGATAAATCTCAAAACACGTGACAGGCGTGATCCAAACACATCAATACTTTTCATTGaaatacaacatatgtgcgatccagggcgtaaagcaaagcggattagaaaatagctctttaagTCCCGTGGACTTGcgttctttttttgttttgttcttccgggaacccatgagccgaccggaaaactTAGACTCCATGTTGTTCTAAAAGTTAATATCTTCTGGCACATGGATGCTGAACTGCTATCAATTTGGAGAATTATTAGACTGAATCCAATttaaaatagcagaaaacaaGTTTCATAATGAGTGTTAAATGCTTTAACACAGATGAGAGCTTGTTCTAGTTTTTATATTTAGGAAAATCTACAGTTTCACCTAAAAGTCAGCAACACAAGCCAAGATAAGTTTCACTGAAACATCAGGGTAATTAAGATTTTTctaaagagaaaataaaacaatattgaGAAATAACAAGTTTTCGTTTATGAATGTGTGAAAACGTTCCAAGTAGAACGGACAAAAACCAGTTTCCAGTATGTTGGTTTCACTCTAAACTCACCAAGCCCACGACACCTGCAGGCAATTCAGCGTTTCAGGCAATGTGCCCGATGACATCATCGATTTAGTTAGTTTATGATTTGGCTGTAGCTGCTCAAAGTGAAGCcatgtggggggggtgggggtgaagTGTAGACAGCTGTTTTAAAGCTTATCTGAAACGTGTCAAAGTCTCCATTCATCACAGTTCCCACCATTTAGTAAGATGGAACTGAGGatttgcttttatgttttctctGGAAGGAGGAACAGAAAAATCTGTTTAGAGAAGAAGTCCTTATTTGTGTTAACCTTCACGTTGTCCACGGTATAGCTAGCTTACGCGGTAAGTTTCACGCCTGGTGCTGGAACTCAGTCTGGGCTTTTCTTTGGAAGCGTAGCGGACTAAACCACTTCCTGTGTGATAATTGGAAGATCCCCTTCACTTAAGGGAATGCAAACACACCACATGTATAATgcatgctgcacacacacacacggctgaaGCCAAGGTCAGGGTTAGTGTGTTCTCCTAATGACTGGTGTGTTGATTTGACAATAATTATAATTTAATAACCAGCTTTGTCGTTTCTGAGCAGCTGGTTGGTTACACTTACCAGGAACCAGGTTACCTATTATGTCCTCTCAGGAAATATGACGGGGCTGTAATTACACCTGAACTCAGCTTTGTATTATAAACAATGCTGTTTATGTTTCTGGAGGACAAATAATTCCTCAGCAGCACAAGTTTTCTACTCTCTGGTTGTAGGCAGCTATTAGTGTTTTTAAATTGGAGGCGGACTGATAAAATGAGCCGATATATAAAATTTCTTCCATATtggccaaaattatttttaaaggcGGATTTAACTTAAATACTACACAATACtatactgaagaaaggaccccaacacaccatgttttttatgttgagtgttttatatttgaagctcAATAAATATTAAAAGATATAtcgacttatttaatttatattacacacagtgagtgttcggtTGTCTTTCACAACCAATgtgctgctaacacacacacacatatacagtatatacatatatgtatatacatatatgtgtatatacatgtgtatttacacacacacatatatatatatatatatatatatatatatatatatatatatatatatatatatatatatatatatatatatatatatatatatatatatatatatatatatatatatatatatatatatatacacacacacatatatatatatacacacatatatacacacacacacacacacatcggccttaataatcggctttagatatcggcaacaaaaattctttaaaaatcggtatcggcaccagccttaaaaaaatacatattgGTTGGCCTGATCCAAATTGGATCAGTACCAACACAGTTGTTACCTTTACTTTTTATTTCTTTGCTGAGGTTCATCTTCTCCTGGATTATAGATGTTCAGAGTGCTGTGGAGCAAGAAAGTGAGACGGCAGATTTCAGCCTGTGGGGACGCTACAATGTCCCTACAGTGTCTCCGTCTATAGCAGAGGGCTGCAACCTGCAGTTCTAGAGCCACAGGTGGCTTTTAGTAACTTTGTCTAGAAACTAACTCGTATTAGTAATTATAGATAGATATAATGAAAAGTTCATATTTAAGCAGCTTTATGGCTGTTTTCATGGAATTGTTGAAAAATGACACAAAAGTCCCTTAAAAATCCATTCTTTACAAGTTTTATTAACATTTTAAAACTTATCACTGGTAGTTTTTccagaaagaaaaaaactgctTTTGCCTTTTTCACTTAAAATAAAGAACTTTAccccagtggccctaatcctcttctgtagtTATTTATCAAAAATGATCAATAGTAATTGTAACAAGGTCCTGTAATGATTTTGACCGAACTGAGAGGAAAAATGTCTCCCTGGATGGAAAAGGCAGCAGACTGCTGGTCTACAGTAACAAAGAGCCTTCCAAGCATATGAGATGACTCTCCCCCGGGAGATTAAGAGGGGCAAGTGAGGTAAAGGGGGAGACAGCCGGGGAGGTATTCCTGACCCTCATCAGTCCAATCAGAAGGGTAAGGTGAGAGCACATGTTCATAAACGCTAGTTTAATAATTGGATGGCAAACATGTAACCCACAATAACATAAAATCATTCACCTTAACCGATGAAGACTAGAGTGGAGGTTCCTGTTCTGAGAGGACACGACACATGGAGATCAAACACCGTCTGGCCATTCGGCCCGACCACAAACTCATCAGCATGCCGAGAAAGTTCTCGCTATGAAAGGATTTTAGTGATGGAGGAGAGCCAAAAAAagaggttgtcatggtaacctacAGAAGAGCAGATCATCTCCTGCTCCGTTCAGATGCGCAtcacttctgtccttctgaggggGGAGGGAAACTTTAGTGGAAGTACACaaaccagacgtggatggagtttCTGTTTCTTAGCGCCTGTTTTAAACTCGTCCCCTCTAAATGATCCGTTTGTGTTTATGCCTTTAACACACCCATATAGCTGTATAGCTTAGCTTGTTTGTTAGCACTGCTcttcactgtagccacagctgccctggggcacactgacagaggcggatctacggtacacaggcgccaccggtccctccaaccaccaccagcaggtaaggtgggttaagtgtctttcccaagggcACAAAGACGGCAACAAACTGAGCGgcgttcgaacctgcaaccttccgattacgaggcgagcacttggctcctgtgccactgtcgcctcaTAATAATTTACATTTATTATGTATCTAACTAACTCTGAATATCCTCCTTTTTGAAGGGAAGGAATCCTTTTTTCCTTGAACCGgccatcatcatcgccatcagcGACGGCAACAAGTTGACCAGCAGCAACTCTGTGCAAGACGAGGTGAGTGGCGAACCGGCCCGGTGTTCTGATGGCGTCTGATGCTAACTTTAATCACAGACTGCTAACGGTTAGGttaaaagtagggatgtcccaatccGATCACATggtcggaaatcggccccgatcacgtggtttcagactgatcgggactcaggctttacttcccgatccaagccccgatccggactcggatactgggttcaaattacaggagagcaacttggttctcctaaaggttgtcaggctcccctgatgcccttaacatacacacccagaaggagcacaaaagagatccgGTTTCTACCCATATTAGATTATTTAtgtggactcagcgtagcggggattcttttgagcagagacgcagagagcggcaggcagaccgctgattattcatgaactccagctgcgttctgcacacggccacagtaacattttctaagtttctaagtggcgtcaccaaaaaaatatataattaacacacagtcattcgtgtccgttcattttctctctggtaagttctgtctggatttgagcatgacgtgtggacgcgctgcagcgctcgtcactggtgcagccgggcagcgcggcgcacactctgcttttttgcggtcaatagatcaatttgatctgctggttaaaaagttacttgtgaggtgaaaaagaaggaagcaggcaggagatttttctggaggactgggagatgcaggaagatcagagacagacaggacaggaagacaggaaaataaaaaccaagaaaacaaaacaaagttcttaataaataaaatgtaggtagactgatcccactacacgtttgtacctgtataaagcaataatttatcagcatgtagttttTATGTATTTGAtaaaattcagatcatcttctaaACTccatcccatgcccagggacgtagctaagcattttgggggccgaggccaaatagacccctgccaggtattttaagttgaagtacgatctgtttttatattagactttttatatttgcaattaaGCCCAAAAGGGAAGAATTTCTTATTTATTGATTGtttaagctacctcacagaagtgatctgttgttaaaaattaaaataaaaaggtaattaaataaaaaatgaggaacattctggaactgtttcttccttttcttatttttttatgtatcaaaagtatcggatcgggtttcggtattggcagattctcaaaatcaaatgagtcggactcgagggcaaaaaaacctgatcgggacatccctagtttaaaGTTCCATGTAAGGTTTAAAAGATGTTTAATTTCACAGTGCTGTTGGTTTTATTGCATTTAATTAGCAGTTTTGTAGACATTTTTAACTAATGGCAGGCTTGAGTTTATACTTGAAAATAAAaagtcacaactttgtgtgtgtccGCCCGTAGCTCCACCTACCCCTGACCACCCCGCTGCCGGGCAGCGAGCTGACCAAGGAGCCCTTCCGCTGGGACCAGCGTCTCTTTGCTTTGGTGCTGCGTATCCCTGGCAACGCCTCGGTAGAGACTGAACCCCTCGGTGGCGTCCCACCGGATGATTCGCCGATCACACCCATGTGTGAGGTCACtggaggttgttttttttttcttttcccaaTTCCTCTttaaatgtgtttatgtagaaactCTCTGTTCATTCTACACCTGTTGAAGTCACAACCACTACATCATAGCCAGATGTACTTTCTATCTTATAAACAGATGAGTGATCATTGTAGAGAAACATCAGACATGTTTGAGTAGCGAGTCTAAATGCTAGAGCTGAGCCTTGTGGGGCGTGTTGGCACAGGCAGCAACTTCTTCCACCAGCTGTTGATTGAACAACAAACAGCAGATGAGTCATTTGTCAGAACAACATGGTAAAAGGATCACATTCTTCTGGGTGGAAATAGCATTTTTCTTTTTGCAGCATGTTAAAATCATAACAGTAGACACGGTAAAGAGTTGTCGAACCAGTCAGAGATGCAAAATTGTCTAGTTCACTGTTCAAAGCCTCTCATCAGAACAGCCATCTGGAACGTTCACAAAGGTCTAATTAATGTCCTCCAATTAAAGTTGGTCCATAACAAGtcttatggtaaatggtaaatggcctgtatttgatatagcgccttctagagttctggaaccccccaaggctctttacaacacaatcagtcattcacccattcacacacacattcacacactggtggtgatgagctacaatgtagccacagctgccctggggcgcactgacagaggcgaggctgccgagcactggcgccatcggtccctccgaccaccaccagcaggcaacgtgggttaagtgtcttgcccaaggacacagcggcagactgagcggggctcgaacctgcaaccttccgattacgaggcgagcacttaactcctgtgccaccgtcgccccacaagcCATCATAACAAACCGCTAAAACCTTTTAAGTGTCCTTTTGATGCGTCTCTTAACATCGTAACCTCCATTAGCGTCCTCATTTTAGCTTCAAACCAACCCTGATGTGAACTTTTGGTCAACATCGTTGAGCTCACCTACCTCCAGAGATGCGGATATCGTGCATACGGACATTGTGATGTTGATGCTGAAACAACATCGTGCTGCTCTAATTGGATGGCTGTTGACGTTAGCTAACGCCAACACAGTATTACAGATGCtaggttaaagtcccattagtcatcactaactaactaaaactttatttatatagcgccttcacatggcccaaggaccaaacaaagcgctgcacagcagaaataaacatataaaaaaaaaacatttaaaaaccaacaaaaacatgcagataaaatctaggtggggcagcaaaaagtgcaaagccatccgTTAACGGGACTCTTCTTGAATTAAAGCTAaggaataaaagtgtgttttcagctggctcttaaacttgccgagcgtggtggcctgtttaacccatgtcggtagctcattccagagcctcggccccagcaccgagaaagcacgaccccctcgagattgtagtctgtttaggaacgaccaacagtccttgttgtgctgaccgaaggttccttgcgggaacataaggatggatcagattcgccagataacgtggagccaactcatttaagcatttaaaaacaaacaccagaactttaaacgaaattctaaaagagactggaagccagtgtagggatgccaagacacACTGGttcatctgacccatccccatgcggagcggtgagctgcagctgaggctgcgctcgggaactatttggtggttgagcgccccaatccaacccctaaagctgagtgccaagcagggaggcattgggccccagtctttggtatgacccaagctTGTAGGTAACAAATGTGGCTGCTACGGGCTGAGCTTTGCCTCGTTCTAGAATGTTGATAATAACGCCCTAGTTGGTTGAAGTGGAAAGTCAGCCATGCTGGTCCTGGTTCTGCTGGAGTTGATCTTaaaggaccacacacacacacacacacgcacgcgcacgcacgcacacacgcacgcacgcacacatgcacacacacacacacacacagagcagactCGTCTTCCTGTTGTTCCCCAGTGCTGCTAGCAGCTGACAGGAAGAACCCACCAGAACGATGCTGAAGGCGGTTTAAGATGAACACGAGCTCTCACACAGTCAGGCAGCTGAATACAGAACATGACATAGCTCCATTGTCAGCGCTGGTCCTCAGTTACATTCCTGCTGATGGCAGATCTGACACAAAGCCACGGCCCATTGAAAGGAGATGTGAATGGGTTCACAGCGGGGTCACTGAAGGTCAAGTGGGAGGCTCCATGTAGCTGGAACTTGGATTAATCAGACAGTCTGTATCTCTAGCATGACGGATGCTGTGGCTAATGTGTTAGGACATGCTTTCTGCTGACATGCTTCATGCAGTTCTAacatttacgtgtgtgtgtgtgttttgcaggaCGTTCCTACAGCGTTTTCTCCCAGCGCATGTTAAATCAGTGTTTGGAGTCTCTGGTGCAGAAGATCCAGAGTGGAGTGGTGATAAACTTTGAGAAGACGGGGCCTGACCCGCCTCCACTCGAAGGTAAGTGAGTCTGCTCCCACGCTGCCTctgtctaaagccgggcgtacactgtgcgactttttcacttttttgagcagattttccactcgtgcgagaatccacaagatcggggcgagttttgcgccgagcggtcgtgtagtgtacagggggttacgagaggagattaacaccacgtgaccagctaccgatcagcaatcgtgagctcgcacggacttctggtgtgttttgctcgtccctcgtgagggtatcgcactgctgaagcggcgctgcgagcagctgcgacccaaaaagtatcagaaccgctcacggcgcaatcatgcatcaacaccgctcacccgctatttccctaataacacactttgttcgtttttatttctacacgttttttttactcacaaagattgtcaagaaagcgtgtttgtcgtgttcatgtcaaattaaaatgatcacaaaacacagatttactttctttatttcgttttcctcatccaacccccataaatccctgtgtgtcctcctgcagcactcccgaaggacaacaggcaaaacaagacaaaaaagtctgacgtaaaaacggctatttttagcacatttttagggccgacgtgttgctaccagacgtacagtgtgagcagtcaggtcgcatccgagaactgggacgtgcagtgtgagcacatgactcgtgagatctgccctgcgaggaagtcgtacagtttgagctgaagctgagtgctacgagtgaaaaagtcgcacagtgtccgcccggcttaacgaGGAGCTCTTCTCCCACTTCAGGCTTTCATCCCGTCTGAACTTCACTTCTCTTTGGTTGAACCCAGCTGGTGAACACGTGCGCTTGTATCTAAACGTCCTCTTTATGCTCCTGAGCAGACGCTCCAGCCGAGGCGCTGAAGTCCGGCCCCCAGCCCTGGCATTGCTGTCACAAGCTGATCTACGTCCGACCCAATCTGAAGACGGGCGTTCCCATCGGCCACTGGCCCATCCCAGAGGCCTTCTGGCCTGACCAGAACTCTCCAACACtagtaaaacacacacagacgcaGCTTGTTTGTGTACGTTTCTATAATCTAACCTCCTCTCTGACTTCACCCACTCAGCCCCCCCGCTCAGCCCACCCACAGGTACGGTTCTCCTGCGTGGACGCTGAGCCCATGGTGATAGACAAGGTTCCCTTCGATAAATACGAACTGGAGCCTTCGCCGCTGACGCAGTACATTCTGGAGAGGAAGTCCCCTCACACCTGCTGGCAGGTACGCCTCCCATCAGGGCTCAGTCTGGATTTCACCTGAACCTGAAGTCGGGACAAGTCTAACCCTGCTTTGGCGCTTTGTTCTGCAGAACATTTCTGCTCCTGTTTTCTTGTATTTTATGCGTCTGTTAGCTGAGGTGACACATTTACAGTCACTTTTATTTAGCTGCACTGTTCCCATGGCGACGATGCAGATGACAAGAATCAGACTTGAACCACGGCTTATTTTTATTGGTCTAAGAGATTTGTGTTGGCTGCATCTGGATCACCGTGACTTGTTGGCGATGCCTTTCAGCGGCACGCTGAAGTCTAGGGGGCCATTTCTTATCGTGATGATGTGTCTGAGCTATTTATAGCCGTTGTTTTGGTGAAACAGCTCATCGTCACGCCagattaaacatttattttgatcACTTGATGAAAAAGggtgatttattttgttttttctgccTGAAGAAACCTTTTGTGCGTCCTTTAGGTGTTTGTGAGTAACAGTGCCAAGTACAGCGACCTGGGTCAACCTTTCGGGTACCTGAAGGCCAGCACAGCTCTCAACTGTGTCAACTTGTTCGTGATGCCCTACAACTACCCCGTTCTTCTGCCTCTTCTGGGTACCGCTCCACTCACCTTCTGCCACGCTGTCGCTCTCTCACAGAAACAGTTCACTATTCTAGATTTTAACGTCATAATTTACCGTCTTGTGATTCTCTgattgcatttttttgttttgCAGATGACTTGATAAAAGTGCACAAGTTCAAGCCGACCCTGAAGTGGCGCCAGTCCTTTGAGAACTACCTGAAGACCATGCCTCCTTATTATATTGGGGTCCGTGGACTCAGCCGTGCTAATCTGCTCTTCCTTTATTTGAAGGAGTGTTTATAAAACATCACATTTCCTCCACAGTCGCTCAGGAAGGCTCTGAGGATCATGGGAGCTCCGAACCTGCTGGCTGATAACATGGAGTACGGGCTGAGCTACAGCGTTGTTTCCTATCTGAAGAAGCTCAGTCAGCAGGTTTGTTTCCCTGTTTAAATAACTGTTATTAAAATGTTGTCGTGGTTGGTTTTAGCCTTTTAACACCTCGTTTCCTCACATTTCCAGACAAAAATCGAGTACGACCGTCTGATTGTCTCCATTGGTAAGAAACCCCCCCCAGAGCCAGGCATCAAGGTCCGCTGGCGAGGTGGGGGCGTCTCTTTAGCTCAGCGCAGGGACTTCATCCAGCAGCTGCAGAGTCTTTCAGGAGAGGCGCCAGCTCTGCCCGTAGAGCTCAACCCCAAAGAGTTCCAGGGATTCCACCTGGCGCTGCTCAACAAGGTAGGAGTTCGTCTGATTGGCTCATCGATCTGGTGTAGCGCTGAAGGCTGCTTGTGGGTGGGTGTCGGGTACCatcagcaggggcgtgtccagggagtggcctggggtagcacatgccacccttagaatctgattggccaccccaggtgccaccacactaagttccagtttaaattgactttacattgtcgacaaaaggcttgagttgtaaactccaaaaatagtgtgtgttagcgtgcacctttaacattgtcttctagcccaggcatacagaacatttctgtagtattaatattatttattattttttcatattcacataaatagtatttagagtcccactcaactccacctggtggcaataatgcaacaggaagtgacttgctaaccaccacaaaactagaagatgaatagaaaaaaatggtgattgtgcaatgtgaaactccaaaattcactagaaagtaaataaataaataaacttaaatgacttgattattattattattctgagctactacagcaatcaatttccctctgggattaataaagtatttttgaattgaatttcaatTGAaatgatttgtgtaaataaataaataagcataaccattggtgccacccatgcataaacaagtgccccacatgggccaccccattttaaaagtcctggtcaCGGCTCTGACCAGCAGCTAAATCGTAGATCAGCTGTAGTCGTTTTTGTGTTTAGTTAAGCCAGTCGCAGCCATCTTGAACAGATGTAGCTGGTTTTACAGTCATTGagagttttataaaaaaaaaaaagaaaacagcattagCTACTGTAGCTGGAGGGTGTGTGAGCCGGTGCAGGTTTAGTGGTACGGCGTTGTTTGTTTTTAGAATATTTGTGCACTTTCATCCTTCTCAGAGCAATTGTAGCGATGTTATTTCAGCCTTTTCAGGTTCGGTATAAgtttttaagcttggtttatgcttgacgcgtctgcgaggttcacacggctccgcgcggaaaagttgcgtcattttaacaaccgcgcccctccaccgcacctccgcacggcccaaactttccgcaccgcgcacctaggaaattttctaaccacgcggacggttggacgtggaaaaacatggtgtACTGGCAAGAACTAGAATGGCAGAGGTtcctaaatacagacatttgtatgattcagctctcagagatcaccgtgatcaacatgttgttaataattcttggagagaaatagctcgcactgtcggaaaagacgaggacgctgttaaaaatgctggaatgccgtgttctAAACAAcaataatttttacttctactacggtgtagtgttggatgcatgccatagagctctatgctgccccctacagtttgggagaatattggctcaccgcagagacgagccgcatgaaccataaacgctgcaagttgtgaagcgcgttccatccgcgagccgcatcaccaagcggaaagtaaatgcgtcaagcataaacacaCCGATGTTTGTAAGGTGGTCTTTAAGTTCTCTGGGTTGGGTCCCTGAAATCTGCAGAGAGGAGGGTGGATCTCAGATGTTTGCATGTTTTTGTGAGCTTGTGTGGAAGTTTCTTCTCACATCCTCTGTTTTACCTTCTGCTCTCAGGGCTTGAAGCCGCAGAGCTTCAGGAATCC
This sequence is a window from Nothobranchius furzeri strain GRZ-AD chromosome 14, NfurGRZ-RIMD1, whole genome shotgun sequence. Protein-coding genes within it:
- the ints6 gene encoding integrator complex subunit 6 isoform X1 encodes the protein MPVLLFLIDTSASMNQRTHLGTTYLDIAKGAVETFMKLRGRDPASRGDRYMLVNFEDAPFGIKAGWKESHATFMTELRNLQATGLTTVGQSLRTSFDLLNLNRLVTGIDNYGQGRNPFFLEPAIIIAISDGNKLTSSNSVQDELHLPLTTPLPGSELTKEPFRWDQRLFALVLRIPGNASVETEPLGGVPPDDSPITPMCEVTGGRSYSVFSQRMLNQCLESLVQKIQSGVVINFEKTGPDPPPLEDAPAEALKSGPQPWHCCHKLIYVRPNLKTGVPIGHWPIPEAFWPDQNSPTLPPRSAHPQVRFSCVDAEPMVIDKVPFDKYELEPSPLTQYILERKSPHTCWQVFVSNSAKYSDLGQPFGYLKASTALNCVNLFVMPYNYPVLLPLLDDLIKVHKFKPTLKWRQSFENYLKTMPPYYIGSLRKALRIMGAPNLLADNMEYGLSYSVVSYLKKLSQQTKIEYDRLIVSIGKKPPPEPGIKVRWRGGGVSLAQRRDFIQQLQSLSGEAPALPVELNPKEFQGFHLALLNKGLKPQSFRNPYDIPRSHLLDQLSRMRRNLLNTSVCTLRGQDSDQLHSVPIAQMGNYQDFLKAAPQPLRDADPEQPKRLHTFGNPFKLDKKGMMIDEADEFVTGPQNKGKRPGDNNINMPGGGPKRRRCMSPLLRLGRAYTPPVSPSASPRHSSETDINDGSPDLIINHLNQNHYGSDSSSDLEMDLHTGPADLQENHTSDEAQVLRHMDDDEEEEESGQQRAGELLPSLEGGVERALIEDPPPRFLSPSALKKHIHTETTKVNNELRTLITKEIRKPGRHYEKIFLLLKQIQGTLDTRLIFLQNIIKEAARFKKRVLIEQLENFLEEIHNRSNNMNHVDSL
- the ints6 gene encoding integrator complex subunit 6 isoform X2, producing MPVLLFLIDTSASMNQRTHLGTTYLDIAKGAVETFMKLRGRDPASRGDRYMLVNFEDAPFGIKAGWKESHATFMTELRNLQATGLTTVGQSLRTSFDLLNLNRLVTGIDNYGQGRNPFFLEPAIIIAISDGNKLTSSNSVQDELHLPLTTPLPGSELTKEPFRWDQRLFALVLRIPGNASVETEPLGGVPPDDSPITPMCEVTGGRSYSVFSQRMLNQCLESLVQKIQSGVVINFEKTGPDPPPLEALPKDNRQNKTKKSDVKTAIFSTFLGPTCCYQTYSVSSQVASENWDVQCEHMTREICPARKSYSLS